A genomic window from Candidatus Methylomirabilis tolerans includes:
- a CDS encoding potassium channel family protein — MSEVIKDRAGSLHALQSAYFSRRYAILFYMLLLTMVAAPIVTALELTGALMESFLAASLLAAVAPVGTGKDRRILLTIVAVVWLARPITAWFDHPALSVMTLVMWTLIGLFAAAGALRFAMRAASVDAEHVYAALSAYLLAGIFFGLLYWVIEQIWPATFTVTDHFSRASAMYFSFVTLATLGYGDIVPRTDVARGLAIVEGVGGQLFLAVMVARLVSLYVRGKTGD; from the coding sequence ATGAGCGAAGTCATTAAGGATCGAGCCGGGAGCCTGCATGCGCTCCAAAGTGCATACTTCTCGCGACGCTACGCGATCCTATTCTACATGCTCTTGCTCACTATGGTGGCCGCGCCGATTGTCACTGCCCTCGAGTTGACGGGCGCCCTGATGGAGTCATTTCTAGCCGCCAGCCTGCTTGCCGCAGTGGCTCCGGTCGGCACGGGTAAAGACCGCCGCATTCTACTGACCATTGTGGCGGTGGTGTGGCTGGCGCGCCCGATAACTGCGTGGTTTGATCATCCGGCGCTCTCGGTGATGACACTCGTGATGTGGACGCTGATTGGGCTGTTCGCAGCGGCTGGTGCTTTGCGGTTTGCCATGCGCGCCGCGTCGGTCGATGCCGAGCACGTGTATGCGGCCCTCAGCGCCTACTTACTCGCCGGTATCTTCTTCGGTCTCTTGTACTGGGTCATAGAGCAGATCTGGCCCGCTACCTTTACTGTCACCGACCACTTCTCCCGTGCGAGTGCGATGTATTTCAGTTTCGTCACGTTGGCAACGCTCGGCTATGGCGATATCGTGCCGCGCACCGATGTCGCCCGCGGCTTGGCTATCGTTGAAGGGGTCGGAGGCCAACTCTTCCTGGCAGTGATGGTTGCGCGCCTGGTGAGTTTGTATGTGAGGGGAAAAACGGGAGATTGA
- a CDS encoding cyclic nucleotide-binding domain-containing protein — MDKTELIKNTYLFREIAANDLTALATIAEERDLMAGSLIYDAGQDSDAIFIIAMGTVDIVPQGKQAPFATMGSGQTFGELAFFRPDKRVASATVRERTQLVRIPFDKLAQLVTDRPAFGLIFYRNACTFLAKHVRGLALERNHRYF; from the coding sequence ATGGATAAAACGGAACTGATCAAGAACACCTACCTGTTTCGCGAGATAGCTGCCAATGATCTCACCGCCCTGGCGACAATCGCTGAGGAGAGAGACCTTATGGCGGGCAGCCTTATTTACGACGCCGGGCAAGACTCCGATGCCATCTTCATTATTGCGATGGGAACGGTCGACATTGTCCCGCAAGGAAAACAGGCGCCCTTTGCCACGATGGGCAGCGGGCAAACGTTTGGCGAACTGGCTTTTTTTCGGCCCGACAAACGAGTGGCTTCGGCCACCGTCCGAGAGCGCACGCAGCTTGTGCGGATACCTTTCGATAAGTTGGCGCAATTGGTTACAGACCGACCGGCTTTCGGCCTCATCTTCTACCGAAACGCTTGCACATTTCTCGCCAAACATGTTCGAGGGTTAGCCCTGGAGCGAAATCACCGTTACTTCTAG
- the cax gene encoding calcium/proton exchanger produces MATVAVTINWLFIFIPVAIMLEYGWPGAHTWIFFAACLAIIPIARLIVEGTEHIASRTGDAVGGLLNATFGNAPELIIAVVALRAGLFDMVRASLIGAILANLLLALGVAFLLGGLRYHTQEYNPGATRVYSSMMLIAVISLVVPSTFSRFFSSEATMRQEQLLNLGVAVVLLIAYGLYLLFMLKTHPEFFSAAGDQEERHGERTQWGLPRAGGSLLIASVLAAWMSEILVGAAEGTGKSLGMSQTFIGMVLLAIVGGAAESGSAIAMARKNKIDLTMGIALGSCIQIALFVAPALVLVSYAVAPQPLKLSFGRAEIGSMFLAVLIGAMVSGDGRSNWYKGVQLITVYVIMAFLFYFLPETASR; encoded by the coding sequence ATGGCAACCGTAGCTGTGACGATCAACTGGCTTTTCATCTTTATCCCGGTTGCCATCATGCTTGAGTACGGTTGGCCAGGAGCGCATACGTGGATCTTCTTTGCGGCGTGCCTGGCCATTATCCCCATTGCGCGGCTTATTGTAGAGGGTACGGAACACATCGCCTCACGAACGGGTGACGCCGTCGGCGGATTGCTCAACGCGACCTTCGGCAACGCCCCCGAATTGATCATCGCGGTGGTCGCGCTGAGAGCCGGACTATTCGATATGGTGCGGGCTTCGCTCATTGGAGCAATTCTGGCGAATCTTCTGCTGGCTCTGGGAGTCGCCTTTCTGCTGGGAGGGCTACGTTATCACACTCAGGAATACAACCCAGGGGCCACGCGGGTCTACAGCTCGATGATGCTCATCGCCGTTATCAGCCTGGTCGTACCCAGCACGTTCAGCAGATTCTTTTCGTCAGAAGCCACGATGCGCCAGGAGCAACTCCTCAATTTAGGCGTGGCGGTTGTCCTTTTGATTGCCTATGGCCTCTATCTTCTCTTCATGCTGAAGACTCATCCCGAATTTTTCTCCGCTGCAGGCGATCAAGAAGAACGTCATGGCGAGCGCACGCAATGGGGCCTTCCAAGGGCTGGCGGCAGCCTGCTCATTGCATCCGTTTTGGCGGCGTGGATGAGCGAGATCCTGGTCGGTGCAGCCGAGGGAACCGGCAAGTCGCTGGGCATGTCGCAGACCTTCATTGGCATGGTCTTGCTGGCGATTGTCGGTGGAGCTGCGGAAAGCGGATCGGCAATCGCTATGGCGCGGAAGAACAAGATCGATCTTACAATGGGCATCGCGCTCGGCAGTTGTATCCAGATCGCGCTGTTTGTCGCCCCTGCGCTGGTGCTTGTGAGTTACGCGGTTGCCCCGCAGCCGCTGAAGCTTTCGTTCGGGAGGGCGGAGATTGGGTCGATGTTCCTCGCCGTGTTGATCGGCGCGATGGTGTCGGGAGACGGGCGATCGAATTGGTATAAGGGCGTACAACTCATTACGGTGTACGTCATCATGGCATTCCTGTTTTACTTCCTGCCGGAGACGGCGTCGCGATGA
- a CDS encoding LOG family protein, which produces MSTYESPDTTSDVISLADEERVKQVLVNSILDLWDVVNNLTRLRPSRYQRYRVTIFGSARVEAGTFAYEETKRLAAALAEMGCDIITGGGPGLMQAANEGAAAFPEHAQSVGIRVDLPFEQEVNAFVTQAFEHRTFFTRLHQFVLASNAFIVAPGGIGTVLETMMIWQLLQVRHLQDTPLILVGKMWPGLVEWARNSMLSVDPPLANVADMTIPHCVTDTDAAIALIRGHHKTWLAAQNT; this is translated from the coding sequence ATGAGCACGTACGAATCCCCTGATACGACATCCGATGTGATCAGTTTGGCAGACGAGGAACGCGTGAAGCAAGTGCTCGTCAACTCGATTCTCGATCTGTGGGACGTCGTCAACAATCTGACACGGCTGAGGCCATCCCGGTATCAACGCTACCGCGTCACAATTTTTGGCTCGGCGCGGGTGGAGGCGGGGACGTTTGCATATGAAGAGACCAAGCGGCTCGCCGCTGCGCTGGCCGAGATGGGTTGCGATATTATCACCGGCGGCGGTCCGGGGCTGATGCAGGCCGCTAACGAAGGAGCCGCCGCCTTCCCGGAACATGCCCAGTCGGTCGGGATCAGAGTTGATTTACCCTTTGAACAGGAAGTCAATGCGTTTGTGACCCAGGCGTTCGAGCATCGAACCTTTTTTACACGCCTGCACCAGTTCGTGCTTGCCTCCAACGCCTTCATCGTCGCGCCGGGAGGCATCGGCACGGTTCTGGAAACGATGATGATCTGGCAACTGCTGCAGGTGCGCCATCTTCAGGACACACCGTTGATTCTGGTTGGGAAAATGTGGCCCGGCCTGGTCGAGTGGGCGCGTAATTCTATGCTGTCTGTCGATCCGCCTTTAGCAAACGTTGCGGATATGACAATCCCACATTGCGTAACTGATACAGATGCGGCCATTGCCCTGATTCGCGGACATCACAAGACGTGGTTGGCGGCGCAAAACACCTAA
- a CDS encoding efflux transporter outer membrane subunit — MALRIALILVLLLGGCTLGPDYMRPPILTPDSHRGVVGTPATESLADLPWWELFRDPVVQELIREALRNNYDLRTTASRVEEARAQVGVVRSFLYPQVNFNGTWNAQQVSRASDPTQSDGGDRHFQNWLAGFGMVWEVDVFGRIRRQTEAAGAAHYATEWDRRGVYLALVADIAQFYFDLRELDLELEITRRTLKLNDDTVTFYRSRFDTGISNRLEVEQAVANRARTAAAIPDLERRIARQEHLINYLLSHNPGPILRGVALTDQYYPPTIPAGLPSALLERRPDVQSAEQLLVAANADIGAAKALFFPTFSLSSTLGAVSHDFSNIVDKRAAIWSVTGGFLQPLFQGWRLFWNYEGTKARFDQALAQYEKAAQNSFREVADALVTIDKLKVEREEKEAQVAALQNASNLSRQRYDAGYSNYLEILIADQQLFDSELLLARLRGAQLNAMVQLYRALGGGWQP, encoded by the coding sequence ATGGCCTTGAGGATTGCGCTTATCCTCGTTCTCTTGCTGGGCGGCTGTACGCTCGGTCCGGATTATATGCGTCCGCCAATCTTAACCCCGGACAGTCACCGTGGGGTCGTCGGAACGCCTGCTACAGAGTCGCTCGCAGATCTCCCCTGGTGGGAACTATTCAGAGATCCCGTAGTCCAGGAGTTGATTCGAGAGGCGCTGCGCAACAACTACGATCTGCGTACAACTGCATCTCGCGTGGAGGAAGCGCGGGCTCAAGTCGGCGTCGTGCGGTCTTTTCTTTACCCTCAAGTCAACTTTAACGGCACCTGGAACGCGCAGCAGGTCTCGCGGGCAAGTGATCCGACGCAGTCGGATGGAGGCGACCGACATTTCCAAAATTGGCTCGCCGGCTTCGGCATGGTGTGGGAGGTCGATGTATTCGGCAGGATCCGGCGTCAAACAGAAGCGGCCGGCGCGGCGCACTACGCTACCGAATGGGATCGCCGCGGCGTGTATCTCGCGCTGGTCGCCGATATCGCGCAGTTCTATTTTGATTTGAGAGAGCTGGATCTCGAGCTCGAGATCACCAGGCGCACACTCAAACTGAACGATGACACGGTAACCTTTTACCGGAGCCGGTTTGATACCGGCATATCTAATCGGCTGGAAGTAGAGCAGGCGGTCGCCAACCGCGCGCGTACGGCGGCGGCTATTCCGGACCTCGAACGCCGGATTGCGCGTCAGGAACATCTCATCAATTATCTGCTCAGCCACAACCCTGGACCAATTCTACGCGGCGTGGCTCTGACGGATCAATACTACCCGCCGACGATTCCGGCCGGCTTGCCGTCGGCACTGCTGGAGCGCCGCCCCGACGTGCAAAGCGCCGAGCAGTTGCTGGTGGCCGCCAACGCCGATATCGGCGCGGCGAAGGCGCTCTTCTTTCCCACCTTCTCGCTGAGCTCGACGCTTGGCGCTGTTAGTCACGATTTCTCGAACATTGTTGACAAGCGCGCAGCGATCTGGTCGGTAACCGGCGGTTTCCTGCAACCGCTTTTTCAGGGCTGGCGTCTGTTCTGGAATTATGAAGGAACCAAGGCGCGCTTCGATCAGGCGCTTGCTCAATACGAGAAGGCTGCTCAAAACAGCTTCCGCGAAGTCGCTGATGCGCTGGTAACCATTGATAAACTCAAGGTTGAACGCGAGGAGAAAGAAGCGCAGGTTGCGGCGTTGCAAAATGCCAGCAATCTTTCGCGGCAACGTTACGATGCCGGCTATTCAAACTATCTGGAGATCTTAATCGCCGATCAGCAACTGTTTGACTCGGAGCTATTGCTGGCCAGGCTGCGCGGCGCACAGCTCAATGCCATGGTGCAGCTCTACCGCGCTCTCGGCGGCGGATGGCAACCGTAG